One segment of Nocardioides sp. QY071 DNA contains the following:
- a CDS encoding NAD-dependent succinate-semialdehyde dehydrogenase, which yields MTSSYAVVDPATGTVAAEYPTATDATIDRALDAATTAHREWSRRTTAAERVDLLGKVAALHNERVDELAAIIQREMGKPLDQAVGEVEFSAAIYRYYADNAQSFLADEPIELLDGEGRALIRRQSIGALLGVMPWNYPYYQVARFAGPNLVLGNTIVLKHAPQCPESAAALERIFADAGFPTGAYVNVYATNQQVADMIADPRIQAVSFTGSERAGAAIAETAGRNLKKVVLELGGSDPFIVLSTDDLDATVAAALDARFENTGQACNAGKRFIVADGLYEPFLEKFTQGVLGRTEGLAPLSSVAAAERLAEQVDRAVAAGARLDTTGERQGAYFPPGVLSDLPPTSPAAREELFGPVATVYRVASEDEAVTLANDTLFGLGSYVFTTDPEQAMRVADRIEAGMVFVNGVGIEGVELPFGGIKRSGFGRELGRAGIEEFANKKLIRVAN from the coding sequence ATGACCAGCAGCTACGCCGTGGTCGATCCCGCCACCGGCACGGTCGCGGCCGAGTACCCGACCGCGACCGACGCGACCATCGACCGCGCACTCGACGCCGCGACGACCGCCCACCGGGAGTGGTCGCGAAGGACCACCGCCGCCGAGCGCGTCGACCTCCTGGGCAAGGTGGCCGCGCTGCACAACGAGCGCGTCGACGAGCTCGCCGCGATCATCCAGCGCGAGATGGGCAAGCCGCTCGACCAAGCCGTGGGCGAGGTCGAGTTCAGCGCGGCGATCTACCGGTACTACGCGGACAACGCGCAGAGCTTCCTCGCCGACGAGCCGATCGAGCTGCTCGACGGCGAAGGCCGCGCACTGATCCGCCGGCAGTCGATCGGCGCGCTCCTGGGCGTCATGCCCTGGAACTACCCGTACTACCAGGTCGCCCGGTTCGCCGGACCCAACCTGGTCCTGGGCAACACGATCGTGCTCAAGCACGCACCGCAGTGCCCCGAGTCGGCCGCCGCCCTCGAGCGGATCTTCGCCGATGCCGGGTTCCCCACCGGCGCCTACGTCAACGTCTACGCCACCAACCAGCAGGTCGCCGACATGATCGCCGACCCGCGCATCCAGGCGGTCTCCTTCACCGGCTCCGAGCGCGCTGGTGCGGCGATCGCGGAGACGGCGGGGCGCAACCTCAAGAAGGTGGTCCTCGAGCTCGGTGGGTCGGACCCCTTCATCGTCTTGTCGACCGACGACCTCGACGCCACGGTCGCGGCCGCGCTCGACGCGCGCTTCGAGAACACCGGTCAGGCCTGCAACGCCGGCAAGAGGTTCATCGTCGCCGACGGCCTCTACGAGCCCTTCCTCGAGAAGTTCACGCAGGGCGTCCTCGGCCGCACCGAGGGGCTCGCTCCGCTCTCGTCGGTCGCCGCGGCCGAGCGCCTCGCGGAGCAGGTCGACCGGGCCGTGGCAGCAGGTGCCCGGCTGGACACCACGGGCGAGCGCCAGGGCGCCTACTTCCCGCCGGGCGTGCTCTCCGACCTGCCGCCGACGTCGCCCGCCGCACGGGAGGAGCTGTTCGGCCCGGTGGCGACCGTCTACCGCGTCGCGTCCGAGGACGAGGCCGTCACGCTGGCCAACGACACGCTCTTCGGTCTGGGCTCCTACGTCTTCACGACCGACCCCGAGCAGGCGATGCGGGTCGCCGACCGGATCGAAGCCGGCATGGTCTTCGTCAACGGCGTCGGGATCGAGGGAGTCGAGCTGCCCTTCGGCGGCATCAAGCGCTCCGGATTCGGTCGCGAGCTCGGCCGGGCGGGGATCGAGGAGTTCGCCAACAAGAAGCTCATCCGCGTCGCCAACTGA